The Halorussus gelatinilyticus genome contains the following window.
CCGGCGGGCGCTCTCGCGTGGGGGTTCGCGTGCCCGACCACGAGGTCGCGCTCGACCTCCTGCGCGAGACCGCACCCGTCACGGCCACGAGCGCGAACGTGAGCGGGCGGCCGAGCGCGACCCGCGTCGCGGACGTGGACGACGAGATTCGAGCGGCCGCGGCGGTCGTCGTGGACGGCGGCGAGACCGGCGGGACCGGGAGTACGGTCGTGAACGTCGCGGACGGAGCCATCGTGCGCGAGGGGCCGAACGCCGACGACGTGCGGGCGTGGCTCGACGCGAACGGCGGCGGTTCAGAAACCGAGTAGCGACTTCAGCG
Protein-coding sequences here:
- a CDS encoding L-threonylcarbamoyladenylate synthase, with the protein product MTDESIAEAADAVRRGELVVYPTETVYGLGADALDEAAIERVFEAKRRSREKPISLAAPTVTSALEYVRATDREERFMREFLPGPVTVLCEKREPVPDVLTGGRSRVGVRVPDHEVALDLLRETAPVTATSANVSGRPSATRVADVDDEIRAAAAVVVDGGETGGTGSTVVNVADGAIVREGPNADDVRAWLDANGGGSETE